The bacterium genome includes a region encoding these proteins:
- a CDS encoding DUF1015 domain-containing protein — translation MAGVFPFKGEVYNPKKVDIASVVTPPYDVIGEEEQNEYYKKSPYNIIRLILGKEHNRYEMAKETLALWRRNNIFIEEKEEYFYLYEQEWEIFGERGKFQGIIASLILEDYTSGIILPHERILKKPKVDRLKLLKACNTNFSPIFLIFSDNGKIKALIKPIHPPFIEFEYKNGLFCRLWRIEKNKDIQKAFQKIRLFIADGHHRYDTALTYFKETKDEKKKRTMALISSIEYGDFKILPAHRIIKGMPDILRIKRYFNIEEKPKEKILPCLSERKEIGVFGVCTRNFSFIITLKDKGLLNKIKEELRMLDVSILHVLLFDGKINESEIEYTIDRNLVFDRAMNGACGFFLRPTDISDVLKIASSGNRMPGKATYFYPKPFCGLVIHPLV, via the coding sequence ATGGCAGGGGTTTTTCCATTCAAGGGAGAGGTCTACAACCCAAAAAAGGTTGATATAGCCTCAGTGGTTACACCACCCTATGATGTCATAGGAGAAGAAGAGCAAAATGAATATTACAAAAAAAGCCCTTATAACATAATTAGGCTTATCCTTGGAAAAGAACATAATAGATATGAAATGGCAAAAGAGACCCTTGCATTATGGAGAAGGAACAATATTTTTATTGAGGAGAAAGAAGAATATTTTTATCTTTATGAACAGGAATGGGAGATATTTGGAGAAAGGGGAAAATTCCAAGGCATTATTGCCTCCCTAATCCTTGAAGATTATACATCTGGTATTATCCTACCGCATGAGAGGATATTAAAAAAACCAAAGGTAGACAGGTTAAAATTGCTTAAAGCCTGCAATACAAATTTTTCTCCCATATTCCTTATATTCTCTGATAATGGAAAGATAAAAGCCCTTATAAAGCCTATTCATCCTCCCTTTATTGAGTTTGAATATAAAAATGGGCTATTTTGTAGATTATGGAGGATAGAGAAGAACAAAGATATTCAAAAGGCATTCCAGAAGATAAGGCTATTTATTGCAGATGGCCACCATAGATACGATACAGCCCTTACATACTTTAAAGAAACAAAAGATGAAAAAAAGAAAAGAACAATGGCACTTATCTCTAGCATAGAATATGGTGACTTTAAAATTCTTCCTGCACATAGAATAATTAAAGGAATGCCAGATATTTTAAGAATAAAGAGATATTTTAATATAGAGGAAAAACCCAAAGAAAAGATTTTGCCTTGTTTGTCAGAAAGGAAGGAAATTGGGGTATTTGGGGTTTGCACAAGAAATTTTAGTTTTATTATAACCCTTAAAGACAAGGGTTTATTAAATAAAATCAAGGAAGAATTAAGAATGCTTGATGTTTCTATCCTCCATGTATTATTATTTGATGGAAAGATAAACGAAAGCGAGATTGAATATACAATAGATAGGAATTTGGTATTTGATAGGGCGATGAATGGTGCCTGTGGATTTTTTTTAAGGCCAACAGATATTTCTGATGTGCTTAAAATAGCATCATCGGGAAATAGGATGCCTGGCAAGGCAACATATTTTTATCCAAAGCCATTTTGTGGCTTGGTGATACATCCATTGGTATAA
- a CDS encoding HD-GYP domain-containing protein — translation MILLISLSIIIILSFLLIVSYKKIKEGKREESKLSERLFFVEERLKEERNLREEFFHREFKESDFLTINLEENYYKILLAMIFSKEASDFFTKGHSEKVSEYARKIAIELSLPRKEVSLIEKCALLHDVGRIGIPDFILNKPDSLNDEEFEIIKSHSIRSEYIASPISSIQNGLSYIRNHHERFNGTGYPDRIKQEEIPLGARIISVADAFSAMTAKRAYRKPLKPEVAIDELRKNAGKQHDPKIVQALLNVIAREKEESAYEEITALEA, via the coding sequence ATGATTTTACTTATTTCTCTTTCTATAATTATTATCCTCTCTTTCCTTCTCATTGTCTCCTATAAGAAGATAAAAGAGGGAAAAAGGGAGGAAAGCAAGCTATCAGAAAGGCTTTTTTTTGTTGAGGAAAGATTAAAGGAGGAGAGAAATTTAAGAGAGGAATTCTTTCATCGGGAGTTTAAGGAGAGCGATTTTCTTACTATAAACCTTGAGGAAAACTATTATAAGATTCTTTTGGCTATGATTTTCTCAAAAGAGGCATCGGATTTCTTTACAAAGGGACATTCAGAAAAGGTTTCTGAGTATGCAAGAAAGATAGCAATTGAACTTTCCCTTCCAAGAAAGGAGGTTTCTTTGATAGAAAAATGCGCCTTACTTCACGATGTTGGAAGGATAGGGATTCCAGATTTTATATTAAATAAACCCGATTCTTTGAATGATGAGGAATTTGAGATTATTAAAAGCCATTCTATAAGGAGTGAATATATTGCCTCTCCTATATCATCTATACAAAACGGGCTTTCCTATATCAGAAATCACCACGAGAGGTTTAATGGAACAGGCTATCCAGATAGGATAAAACAAGAAGAGATACCCCTTGGTGCAAGGATAATTTCTGTTGCCGATGCATTTTCTGCAATGACAGCAAAAAGGGCTTATAGAAAGCCATTAAAGCCTGAGGTAGCCATTGATGAATTAAGGAAAAATGCAGGAAAGCAACACGACCCAAAGATTGTCCAGGCACTTCTTAATGTCATTGCAAGGGAGAAGGAGGAGTCTGCCTATGAGGAGATAACGGCATTAGAGGCTTAA
- a CDS encoding DUF2723 domain-containing protein has translation MALFVFFVSLFVYLFTLTPSIGLHDSGDMTTASWILGICHPTGYPFYMILGKAFSSLIPIGSIAFRMNFLSSIFASLCVMITYFITLKLIPHLKSRIPSIISSLTLAFSTRFWEQAIIAEKYTLNGFFFSLLTLLLIKRKWLLFSFFLGLSFTHHTQTMFLLPGTFVFILITLLKHKDAEKRHKGTKAQRHKIIQNSKEKIQNLFKMAFLFILPLFLWFYLPIRASCNPELNWNMPKDITGFTQHITGFGYTGLFFLPTFIKVLGHLKDRVFPFFLSQFTIIPLIFALIGLFLLFKKNILFFFFCLLTIIFNIYMAIGYNIPNIEDYYIPSFIYISIFVGFCFSVLPKKIPFFCLLIPLIPLITHFNFCNRRNYYIIYDHTLALMDSLKKDSISLYTMDYNIFPLWYLEYVEKRRGDISPILYPYFHQDWTLFRLLQDKPYLNMDRSPSRDKPLSELDAILKKRFETLVLNNPNTPIYLDFKGWIPQGFIYIPSGFVFRILPFNCDIEKELTESIPNFRARKLNETREWRTKMMVDEYSKAYNERGSLYNILGRHNEALDEYLKAIELEKNNPVIYRNLGRTYAVLGKYNEGERALKNALSIKEDYADCYSDLSIIYLKLNKREKAISSLKKALQIDPNHSEAKKNLLILQKNKP, from the coding sequence ATGGCCCTTTTTGTTTTTTTTGTTTCCCTTTTTGTTTATCTTTTTACCCTTACACCCTCTATTGGTCTCCATGATTCAGGGGATATGACCACAGCCTCCTGGATTCTTGGAATTTGCCATCCGACCGGATACCCATTTTATATGATTCTTGGAAAGGCCTTCTCAAGCCTTATTCCTATCGGAAGTATTGCCTTTAGGATGAATTTTCTCTCTTCCATTTTTGCCTCCTTATGTGTAATGATTACCTATTTTATTACCTTAAAGCTAATCCCGCATCTTAAATCCCGCATCCCAAGCATTATTTCCTCCTTAACTCTTGCCTTTAGCACAAGATTTTGGGAACAGGCTATAATTGCAGAAAAATACACCCTAAATGGCTTTTTCTTTAGCCTCCTTACCCTTCTTTTGATTAAAAGAAAATGGCTCTTGTTTAGCTTTTTTCTTGGCCTTTCCTTTACTCATCATACCCAGACAATGTTTCTTCTTCCGGGAACATTTGTCTTTATCCTCATTACATTATTGAAACACAAAGATGCAGAAAAAAGGCACAAAGGCACAAAGGCACAAAGGCACAAAATAATTCAAAATTCAAAAGAGAAAATTCAAAATCTCTTTAAAATGGCATTTCTTTTTATCCTTCCATTATTCCTCTGGTTCTATCTTCCAATAAGGGCAAGTTGTAATCCAGAGCTAAATTGGAATATGCCAAAGGATATAACGGGATTTACACAGCATATCACAGGATTTGGATATACAGGGCTATTCTTCCTTCCTACATTTATAAAGGTATTAGGCCATTTAAAGGATAGGGTTTTTCCTTTCTTTCTTTCACAATTTACCATAATTCCCCTTATCTTTGCCTTAATTGGCTTATTCCTTCTTTTTAAAAAAAATATTCTTTTCTTTTTCTTTTGCCTTCTTACTATTATCTTTAACATCTATATGGCAATTGGCTACAATATCCCAAATATTGAGGATTATTATATCCCATCCTTTATCTACATAAGCATATTTGTAGGGTTTTGTTTTTCAGTTCTTCCAAAGAAAATCCCTTTTTTCTGCCTCCTTATCCCCTTAATCCCCTTAATTACCCATTTTAATTTTTGCAACAGGAGGAATTACTATATCATCTATGACCACACCCTTGCCTTGATGGATTCTCTAAAGAAAGATTCTATTTCCCTTTATACAATGGATTACAACATATTCCCTTTATGGTATCTTGAATATGTAGAGAAGAGGAGGGGGGATATTTCGCCCATTTTATACCCATATTTTCATCAGGATTGGACATTGTTCCGCCTCCTTCAGGATAAGCCCTATCTTAATATGGATAGGTCTCCCTCAAGGGATAAGCCATTATCCGAGCTTGATGCTATATTAAAAAAAAGATTTGAAACCCTGGTTTTAAACAATCCAAATACCCCAATTTACCTTGATTTTAAGGGATGGATTCCTCAGGGTTTTATCTATATTCCTTCTGGCTTTGTATTCAGAATTCTACCTTTTAATTGTGATATTGAAAAAGAGCTTACAGAAAGCATTCCAAATTTTAGAGCAAGGAAGCTAAATGAGACAAGGGAATGGAGGACAAAGATGATGGTAGATGAGTATTCAAAGGCTTACAATGAAAGGGGTAGCCTTTACAATATCCTTGGAAGGCATAATGAGGCTTTGGATGAATACCTTAAGGCAATAGAGCTAGAAAAAAATAACCCCGTAATTTACAGAAACCTAGGAAGGACATATGCTGTTTTAGGAAAATATAATGAGGGAGAGAGGGCTTTAAAGAATGCCTTATCAATAAAGGAAGATTATGCAGATTGCTATTCTGACCTTTCTATTATTTACCTTAAGCTCAATAAAAGAGAAAAGGCGATCTCCTCCTTAAAAAAGGCATTGCAGATAGACCCAAATCATTCTGAGGCAAAGAAAAACCTTTTAATTCTCCAGAAAAATAAACCCTAA
- a CDS encoding divergent polysaccharide deacetylase family protein encodes MKKKRDYSLILFLIAFFCLGGWLLSILYIERENQKLLKGIDKLSNRLLSIEEKLETKERREEREERWKEAFPEKPRGAPFKPILPGKPCKIAIILDDAGYSLPKDAISLIKKGYPITVSIIPHLSFSKETAELVHNNGGEVMVHLPMEAINGKKEKKEISTKMSPDEIKKITKEAIESIPYCVGLNNHRGSKATANKEIMEPVLEIVKEKNLYFVDSLTTSKSIAYKLAKDMGILAGKREIFIDNNNSLDSVLSSLSLLIEVARNKGSAIGTGHISKRATISVLLEKIPEFQKNGIELVSASELLKN; translated from the coding sequence ATGAAGAAAAAAAGGGATTATTCTTTAATTCTTTTTTTGATAGCCTTTTTTTGTCTGGGGGGTTGGCTACTTTCTATTCTTTATATTGAAAGAGAAAATCAAAAGCTCCTTAAAGGGATAGATAAATTATCCAATAGGCTTTTATCTATTGAGGAGAAATTAGAGACAAAAGAGAGAAGAGAGGAGAGGGAAGAGAGATGGAAAGAAGCATTTCCCGAAAAACCTCGGGGAGCTCCCTTTAAGCCAATTTTGCCTGGAAAACCTTGTAAAATAGCCATAATCCTTGATGATGCAGGTTATTCCCTTCCAAAAGATGCCATTTCTTTAATAAAAAAGGGCTATCCTATAACCGTCTCCATTATTCCCCATCTCTCCTTTTCAAAAGAAACAGCAGAGCTTGTTCATAATAATGGAGGAGAGGTTATGGTCCACCTTCCAATGGAGGCAATAAATGGAAAAAAAGAAAAGAAAGAAATTTCTACAAAGATGAGCCCTGATGAGATAAAAAAGATTACAAAAGAAGCAATTGAAAGTATACCCTATTGCGTTGGTTTAAATAATCATAGAGGCTCAAAGGCAACAGCAAATAAAGAAATAATGGAGCCTGTCCTTGAGATAGTTAAGGAGAAAAACCTCTATTTTGTAGATAGCCTTACAACCTCAAAGAGCATTGCCTATAAATTAGCAAAAGATATGGGAATTCTAGCAGGCAAAAGGGAAATATTCATAGACAATAATAATTCTTTAGATTCTGTCCTTTCTTCTCTTTCTCTGCTAATAGAGGTAGCAAGAAACAAAGGCTCTGCGATTGGGACTGGTCATATTTCTAAAAGGGCAACCATTTCTGTTCTTTTAGAAAAGATTCCAGAGTTTCAAAAGAATGGAATAGAGCTTGTTTCTGCCTCAGAGCTTCTAAAAAACTAA
- a CDS encoding FliA/WhiG family RNA polymerase sigma factor, whose translation MTEEEQWREYKRTNDPKIREELILKYASLVKYIAGRIAIGAPNIDYNDLIGYGIIGLIDAIEKFDPNQGFVFQTYASKRIRGAIIDELRALDWVPRLMRKKAKELEDTYIKLEKKYGRPATEEEVCEELEITKEEFNQILLDISGTTIISLDEVWYLGEDNYEILGIDTIQASQSQNPEVIIEKEEVKDILAGAISRLSEKERETIALYYYEDLTLKEIGKVLNVTESRVCQLHANAITKLKVSIRKKIADFTK comes from the coding sequence ATGACAGAAGAAGAGCAATGGAGGGAGTATAAAAGAACCAATGATCCCAAGATAAGGGAGGAGCTAATTTTAAAATATGCCTCCCTTGTTAAATATATAGCAGGAAGGATAGCTATAGGAGCTCCCAATATTGACTATAATGACCTGATAGGCTATGGAATTATTGGGCTTATCGATGCTATTGAGAAATTTGATCCAAATCAGGGGTTTGTTTTTCAAACCTATGCCTCAAAAAGAATTAGGGGTGCTATTATAGATGAGTTAAGAGCCCTTGATTGGGTGCCAAGGCTTATGAGAAAAAAGGCAAAGGAGCTTGAAGATACCTATATAAAGCTTGAAAAGAAATACGGAAGACCAGCCACAGAGGAAGAAGTATGTGAGGAGCTTGAAATAACCAAGGAAGAATTTAACCAAATCCTTCTTGACATTTCAGGAACAACAATTATTTCCCTTGATGAAGTGTGGTATCTAGGAGAAGATAACTATGAGATTCTGGGCATTGACACAATTCAAGCTTCCCAAAGTCAAAATCCAGAGGTTATCATAGAGAAAGAAGAGGTAAAGGATATATTGGCAGGTGCCATAAGCAGGCTTTCTGAAAAAGAAAGAGAAACTATTGCCTTGTATTACTATGAAGACCTTACCCTAAAGGAGATTGGAAAGGTTCTAAATGTTACTGAATCCCGGGTCTGCCAGCTTCATGCAAATGCTATAACAAAGCTTAAGGTATCTATAAGAAAGAAAATAGCTGATTTTACAAAATGA